The following are encoded in a window of Phaeodactylum tricornutum CCAP 1055/1 chromosome 29, whole genome shotgun sequence genomic DNA:
- a CDS encoding predicted protein has protein sequence MNCQKLKGVTELRKGCSSESSLKAASRHFDLFLEEVILSGTIGGKEKKQLFPIRSVNNSTDSNNIDNSKRLDGDAQTQYSFKTIAVTVRYLAACPSDSSHLVRKV, from the coding sequence ATGAATTGTCAAAAACTCAAGGGTGTCACCGAACTTCGCAAGGGATGCTCTTCGGAGTCATCGCTCAAGGCGGCATCTCGGCACTTCGATCTCTTCCTTGAAGAGGTGATTTTGTCCGGCACCATTGGCGGAAAAGAGAAGAAGCAGCTCTTTCCAATAAGAAGCGTCAATAACAGCACAGATAGCAACAACATTGATAACAGCAAAAGATTGGATGGTGATGCGCAGACGCAGTACTCGTTCAAAACCATCGCTGTTACGGTAcgctaccttgcggcatgtccctcggacagctcccacttggtaaggaaagtgtaa